Proteins from a single region of Pseudopedobacter saltans DSM 12145:
- a CDS encoding glycoside hydrolase family 16 protein translates to MKPQKNIKAPKISLLTLFVCVLSLSGKTNAEDNKQVKNKDWQFETQPFWSDEFDYSGKPDERKWGYDLGSGNNGWGNQELQHYTQDIKNVRVENGVLKISALKEDIEGKKYSSARLVSKGKGDFLYGRFEFRAKLPEGRGTWPALWMLPTDWVYGGWPKSGEIDIMEHVGYDKNNVHVTVHTEAHNGMKGTQKGKAKIIDGATADFHLYRVDWTPYAIKGYIDDEKVFEYINEGKGFESWPFDKRFHILMNVAIGGSWGGQKGVDDTVFPAVMEIDYVRVYRMIEQKK, encoded by the coding sequence ATGAAACCTCAAAAAAATATTAAAGCCCCTAAGATTTCCTTGCTGACTCTTTTTGTTTGTGTTTTATCCCTTTCAGGTAAAACAAATGCAGAGGACAATAAACAAGTTAAAAATAAGGATTGGCAGTTTGAAACACAGCCGTTTTGGTCTGATGAGTTTGATTATAGTGGAAAACCGGACGAAAGGAAGTGGGGATATGATTTAGGTAGTGGAAACAATGGATGGGGAAATCAGGAGTTACAACATTACACGCAGGATATTAAAAATGTACGCGTAGAAAATGGTGTTTTAAAGATTTCGGCTCTGAAGGAAGATATTGAGGGCAAAAAATACAGTTCGGCCCGATTGGTTTCTAAAGGAAAAGGAGATTTTTTATATGGAAGATTTGAATTTAGAGCCAAACTGCCCGAGGGAAGAGGAACCTGGCCTGCTTTGTGGATGTTGCCGACAGATTGGGTATATGGAGGCTGGCCGAAATCTGGCGAGATAGATATTATGGAGCATGTAGGCTATGACAAAAATAATGTTCATGTTACTGTTCATACGGAAGCACACAACGGAATGAAAGGTACACAGAAAGGCAAAGCAAAGATAATTGATGGTGCCACTGCAGATTTTCATCTCTACAGGGTTGATTGGACTCCATATGCTATTAAAGGATATATCGATGATGAAAAGGTCTTCGAATACATAAATGAAGGAAAAGGATTTGAATCGTGGCCCTTTGATAAACGTTTCCACATATTAATGAATGTAGCAATAGGCGGAAGTTGGGGAGGCCAAAAAGGTGTGGATGATACTGTTTTTCCTGCTGTTATGGAAATCGATTATGTGCGGGTTTACAGGATGATTGAGCAAAAGAAATAA